The following is a genomic window from Hymenobacter gelipurpurascens.
GCACTTTGCTAGTGGACCGCATCGATCAGATTGTGCAGCAAACCGGCCAGACCGGCTTCCACTTCGTGGATGAGGCCGCCCCGCCCCTGGCCCTGCGCGATTTGGCCATCGAGCTCCTGAAACGGCAGGTAAATATTACCTGGTGGGGCAACATCCGCTTTGAGAAAACCTTCTCGCCCGATCTGTGCCGCCTGCTGGCCGCTTCGGGCTGCATAGCAGTTTCGGGTGGCCTAGAGGTAGCTTCTGACCGGCTGCTGGCCCTGATGGAAAAGGGCGTGACCATTGCCCAGGTTGCGCGCGTGACGGATGGGTTCACGCAGGCGGGCATCATGGTGCATGCCTACCTGATGTATGGCTTCCCGACGGAAACCACCCAGGAAACGGTGGACTCGTTGGAAATCGTACGGCAGCTATTCGGGGCCGGTATTGTGCAGAGCGGCTATTGGCATCGGTTCTCCATGACAGCCCACTCGCCCGTCGGCAAAAACCCCGAGAAATATAAGGTGCTGCCCATCGGCCCCGAGCCCGGCCCCTTTGCCTGGAACGACCTCTGGCACGACGACCCCACCGGCACCGACCACGAGCTGTTCGGCCCCGGCTTGGCGAAGGCGCTCTACAATTATCTGCACGGCGTGGCGCTCAATGAGCCGCTCAGCTTCTGGTTCGATTTCCGGGTACCCAAGCCCACGGTACCGCGCCACCTGATTCAGCAGGCCCTGCAGGAGCCCGTTAAGCCCGATTTCGCGAAGCAGAATCAGCGTTTGTTCTGGCTGGGCAATGCGCCGGAACTGACTATTGAAGCCAATAAAAAAGGCTCACGCGCGGTCCTGACGTTTTATGAGCAGGCCGAGGACTTTGAAGTGAAAGTACCTGCCGCTCTTGGCCCGTGGCTCCAGGAGCTGCTGAGTAGCCTGACCCACGACTACGACACGAAAATTCTGTTGAAAGATGCGGCCCGGACGTTCCCGGTAGGCCAGTCGTTCGAGCAGTTTCTGCAGTCGCAGGCGTGGCAAACGTTGCGCGAGAAGGGCCTGCTGATTCTGTAGGCCACTTCCGGCGTCCTTACTTTGTTACCAGTCGCAGCCAGTCGGTGAGGCCGTCCCAATAGCCTGGGGCAGGCGTAGGCCACTGCCACTGGCCGTTGCTATCGGCGCGGCCGGGCACTGTAAAATCAGGGGTGGCTTTGGGGTAAGTACGCACCATGCCGCTGCGGCGGAAAGCCAGGGCAGTACGCAAGCGGCGGGAGCTTTCGCGCACGTTTACTGCTGTATCGAGGGCGGCATATAGGCCTAGCGTCGGGATGCGCTGCTGGCTGAGCGCCCGGTACACTTTTGCTTCGGCCATAGTATTCGCGGGAGCTCCTTCCAGCACTACAAACGCGGCTTGGGGCTGGGTTTGCGTAGCCGCTTCCACCACCCACGGTGCCACCCGCCCCCGGCTCCAGAGGCCTACGCGGCTGGAATCAACGGCGGGCTGTGCTCGAAGCGCTGTGAGAGCGGTACCTACCGTTTGCACCAAAGATGAATCGGGAGCGGCGGGCAGCGGCAGCAGAAGCGTGACGTAGCCCTGTTGCGTCAGGCGTGCCGCCTGACCAGCCGGAATATTGAGCAACACAACGGCCGGATGCGTGGCCAGGGTGTCTTCGGGCAGGCGCAGGGTAGCCGTTTGGCTTCCTAGCTTCAGGCGCTGCTCACGGTAGCCGCGCGGCGCAGCTTCTCCCCGGCGCACCCACACAAAATCGGCCTGCACACTATCCCAGCTCAGCACCCCGCGCAGAAAATCTCCTTCTCGGATGGCCTGGAGGCTGATGCCGCCCGACTGGCCTAGGCCTTGATCTACCCGCAACTGCGGCTCTTTGTAGCGCAACTGCTCCGCCGGAAACGACATCCCTGGGTTTTCCGGGAAACTCACATCCCCTTGCAATTGCCCCGGCGCGGCTTCTCGCAGATCCAGCGCGACGCGCAGTTGCGAGCCCCGGTAATTGATAGGCCCTTCATAGTGGCCGGTTGGCAGCGGTACTGCCGACTCGTTGCGGGAGGTTTCGGAGGAGCAAGAAGCCAGCAGAAAGGCTGCCGCGCCCACCCACCATCGGCACTCCTGCATCATTGACGAAGCAGCAGCAGGCTTTACTAAGCAAGTGGACCACACTGATTTCAAGAGCA
Proteins encoded in this region:
- a CDS encoding dienelactone hydrolase family protein codes for the protein MMQECRWWVGAAAFLLASCSSETSRNESAVPLPTGHYEGPINYRGSQLRVALDLREAAPGQLQGDVSFPENPGMSFPAEQLRYKEPQLRVDQGLGQSGGISLQAIREGDFLRGVLSWDSVQADFVWVRRGEAAPRGYREQRLKLGSQTATLRLPEDTLATHPAVVLLNIPAGQAARLTQQGYVTLLLPLPAAPDSSLVQTVGTALTALRAQPAVDSSRVGLWSRGRVAPWVVEAATQTQPQAAFVVLEGAPANTMAEAKVYRALSQQRIPTLGLYAALDTAVNVRESSRRLRTALAFRRSGMVRTYPKATPDFTVPGRADSNGQWQWPTPAPGYWDGLTDWLRLVTK